DNA sequence from the Caulobacter segnis genome:
CGGGTCGGCCTGGTCCGGCAGGTTGCTGGTCACCCGGCTGACGGCGTCGCGCACATCGTTGGCGGCCGCGTCCAGGTCGCGGTCGAGGTTGAAGGTGATGGTGATCTGCGAGCGGCCGTCGCGGCTGCTGCTGTTCACGCGGTCGATGCCCTGGATGCCGGCCACCTGGCGCTCGATCACCTGGGTGATGCGCTCCTCGATGACCTCGGCCGAGGCCCCGCGATAGGCGGTCGAGACCGACACCACAGGCGGATCGACGCTGGGCAGCTCGCGGATCGGCAGCGAGCTGTACGCCGCCAGGCCGATGACGCAGAGGATGATCGCCGCGACGGCGGCGAATACGGGACGACGGACGGAAAGGTCGGACAGCATCAGCCGGCCTTCCGGTCAGCGCCGCCTTGTTGGCCTTGCTTGCCGCCGGGGCCGCCTTGGCCGCCGCCCTTCCCGCCGCCGACGGGCGCGCCGTCCTGGATGCGGTTCAGGCCGTCGGCGACGATCTTGTCGCCCTTGGTCAGGCCCGAGCGGATCTCGACGAAGCCGGCTTCGGTGATGCCGGTGTCGACGTCGGTGCGGCGAGCGACCATGCCCTTGGGCCCCTTGGCGATGCGGAAGACCGAGGCCTGGTTGCCCTCGAACTGCACGGCCGCCTCCGGAACGGCGACGGCGGTGCGCACGCCCTGGTCGATGGCGACCTTGACCAGCATGCCCGGCTTCAGGCGGCCGTCGGCGTTCGGGAACTCGGCGCGGGCCTTGATGGCGCGGGTGGCCGGGTCGATGCGGGTGTCGATCTGGGCGATGTGGCCCTGGAAAGTCTGGCCGGCCAGGGCGTCGGGACGCGCCGCGATCGGCAGGCCCACGCGCAGGGTCGACAGGTACCGGTCGGGCACCGAGAAGTCGACGCGGATCACCGAGGCGTCGTCCAGGCTGACGATCGGCGTGCCGGCGGCGATCAGCATGCCCGGCGCGACATCCGAGATGCCGACGCGGCCCGAGAACGGAGCGCGCAGCACGCGATCCAGCTTCTGAGCCTGAGCCGTGCCCACCGAGGCCTTGGCGACCTCCAGGGCGGACAGGTACTGCTCGGCCGTGGCGCGCGGGGCGATGCCCTTGTCGGCCAGGGTCTTCCAGCGATTGTAGTCGCGTTCGGCCTGGGCCAGGCGAGCCTTGGCCTCCGAGACGCCGGCGTCCTCCTGGTCGGCCTTGAGGGTGACCAGCACCTGGCCGCGCGACACCGCCTGACCGTCGCTGAAGTGCACCGCGGTGATAAGTTCCGGGGTGTTGGAGGTGATCGTCACCGACTGCCGACCCTTGGCCGCGCCCAGCACCTCGATGCGGTCGGTGAACGGCCGCTCGCCCACCACCAGCTGCGAGACGTTGGTCGCGCGCGCGCCGCCGCCCGCGCCCTTGGCGTCCTTGTTGGCGAAGGCCAATTTGAGGCCGCCCACCACCAGCATCAGGACAACGGCGACCAGGGCCACCACGAGGAAGAAGTGCCTACGGATCAACGAAACGCTCCGGCGCCGAGTAGAGTCGGCGAAGCTATAAGTGCGGCTGATATGCACCGCAGCCTAAAGCGGCGTCCAGTGACACGCGGATGACGGACTATTGCAGACCTGAAACAAGCTATAGTCGCCGCCACAGAGCCAGCACGACGCCATGATCGCGAGCGGTTTCACGGCCCGAGACCGTATCGCGCCAGCCGCCCTGCACGCTCCAGTCGCCGAACGATCGGACGACCGAGATTTCGCTCTTCAGCCAGCGCGAGCGGATCGGCCCGCGATCGGCTTGTCCGGTATAGGTTTGGACCAGAACCAGCCACGTCTTCGCCGGCCTCACGCCCAGGGTCGCGTCCACTCGCGTCTCGTCCGCCAGGCCCTGGCGCTTCAGTCGCGCGGCCTGCAGATCGGCATAGACCTCGCGCCCCTTCCAGACGGCCGAGCGGCCCAAAAGCACCCGCGCCTCCAGGTCCAGGCTGCCCTCGCCCGGCGCGGCGTACCCGGCGTTGCGGCCCGCGCCCGCCTCGCCGGCGCCCAGATAGACGGCAAGGGATGAGCGCTCGCCGCGCAGAACCGCCCACCGCAGGCCCGCTTCGACAGGTCCGCGCCCCGAATAGCGGACCCAGCGATCGTGGCCGCGCGTGACGCCGGCCTTGGCCTGCAGGGTCAGGCGCGAGGTCAGGCCGCGCTCGACGAAGACCGACAGGCTCTCGTCGCGACGCGGATCGATGTCGACCAGCCCGGCGTCGAGATCATAGCCCTGGTCGGCGGTCGTGCGCTCGTACTTGGCGATCAGCTGGGTCCGGCCCGGCTCGAGCGGCCAGGCCCCGGCCAGCACGGCGGTCGCCGGACACGAAAAAGCCGCCGCGGTCGCCAGGACCGCGACGGCTCTCCAAACCTTCGAAACGCCGGCTAGTCCGCGTAGCCCGGCAGCTCGCGATCCAGCTTGCGCAGGCAGCCGGGCCAAGCCAGGCCGCCGATCAGTCCCATGCCCATGCCGGTCTGCTTGCGCACCTCCTCCTGGGCCGCGTCGGGCGCCAGCAGGACGTTGTCGCGTCCGATCGACAGAGCCATCACCTGCTGCGCGCACGCCCGCTCCAGGAAGAACATCCCCAACCAGCACTCCGCCGCCGAGGCGCCCACGGACAGGGTGCCGTGGTTGCGCAGCATCATCAGCTTCTTGTCGCCCAGGTCGGCCACCAGCCGCTCCCGCTCGTCCAAGTTGAGCGCAATCCCTTCATAATCGTGATAGGCGACCTGAGGCAAGACGATCAGCGAATGTTGCGTCAGCGGCAGCAGGCCTTCCTTGTGCGCCGACACCGCCGTGCCCTGGTCGCTATGCAGGTGCATGACGTAGTGGGCGTCCTCGCGCGCGGCGTGGATGGCCGAGTGGATCGTGAAGCCCGCCGGATTGATGTAGTACGGCGTCTTGTCGACGATGTTGCCGTCCAGATCGACCTTGACCAAGCACGAAGCGGTCATCTCGCCGAAGAACATGCCGTACGGATTGATCAGGAAGTGGTGCTCGGGCCCCGGAATGCGAGCCGAGATGTGCGTGAAGATCATGTCGTCCCAGCCGTGCAGGGCGACGAGACGATAGAGCGCGGCCAGATCGACCCGCGCCTGCCATTCGGCTTCGCTGACCTTGCCCTTCAGGGATGAAATCGGCAGAGCGCCATCGGCCATGGTGAGCCTCCCATAGGTTATCATTGTTACCTTGAGGGTCGCGCCAGGGCGGAAAGCCGTCAAGAGGCCCGATTAGGCGCCCTGCGCGCTTGCCAGCCTCGCCCCGGCGCCGGACGCTCTCTTCGAAGTTGAGGGGAGAGTCGCGGCGGATGCTGACCCTGTTGGGCGTCTTGGTGATCGTGCTGGGCTTCGCCCTGCGCTTCAATCCGCTGCTGGTCGTGATCGCCGCCGCCCTGACCTCGGGTCTGGCCGCCGGGCTATCGCCGGTCGAAGTTCTGGCCGCCTTCGGCAAGGCCTTCAACACCAACCGCTATGTCAGCGTCGCCTGGCTGGTCCTGCCGGCCATCGGCGTGCTGGAGCGGGCGGGCCTGCGGGAACAGGCGCGCAGGACGATCCAGAGGCTGCGCGCGGCCACGCCGGGGCGGATCCTGCTGGCCTATCTGGCGCTGCGCCAGGTCTCGGCGGCCCTGGGCATGACCCAGGTCGCCGGCCAGGCCCAGACCGTCCGCCCCCTGATCGCCCCCATGGCCGAGGCCGCCGCCGAGCCGCTGGACGACGACACGCGCCAGAAGGTGCGAGCCATGAGCGCGGCCACCGACAATGTCGGCCTGTTCTTCGGCGAGGACATCTTCCTGGCCATCGGCTCGATCCTGCTGATCGTCGGCTTTCTCGATCAGAGCGGCATCACGGTGGAGCCGCTGCATCTCTCCATGTGGGCGATCCCGACGGCGATCTGCGCCTTCCTGGTCCACGGCGCGCGGCTGCTGCTGTTCGATCGCAGCCTTACCAAGGCCGAGGTCTCAGAATGATCGGCCTGCCGCTCGTCTACCTGCTGGCCGGTCTCACCTTCGGGGCCTTCGCCGGACTCAGCGCCGCCGACCGCGAGAACAGGAAGCGCTTCGGCAACGCCGCCTTCTGGGGCCTGTTCGCGGTCAGCTTCCTGGCCGGCGACCGGCTGGGCGACCTGGGCAACGGGATCCTGGCCCTGGCGCTAGCCTTGATCGCCGGCTTCGGCCAGCTGGGCGTCGGGGCGCCGAAGACCACATCGCCCGAGGAACGCGAGACCCTGGCGGCGACCCATGGCGCCCGGCTGTTCGTCCCGGCCCTGGTCATCCCCGTGCTGGTGCTCGCGGGTTCGCTGACGCTCAAGCGCCTGCCGCTCGTCGATCCCAAGCAGGCGACGCTGATCTCGCTGGCCTTCGCGGCCCTGGTCGCGGCCGTCCTGGCCAAGGTCATGTTCCGCCAACCCGCCGTCGCGCCGCTGCAGGAAGGCCGCCGCCTGATGGACCTGGTCGGCTGGGCGGCGCTGCTGCCGCAGATGCTGGCGGCCCTGGGGGCGGTGTTCGCCGTCGCGGGCGTGGGCAAGACCATCGGCGAGATCGCCGTGCAACTGACGCCCGTTGACAGCCGCTTCGCGGCCGTCGCGGCCTACTGCCTGGGCATGGCCGTCTTCACAGTGATGATGGGCAACGCCTTCGCGGCCTTTCCGGTGATGACCGGCGGCATCGCCCTGCCCCTGGTGATCGGCCGCTTCGGCGGCGATCCGGCCGTCGTCTGCGCCATCGGCATGCTGTCGGGTTTCTGCGGCACGCTGCTGACGCCGCTGGCGGCCAATTTCAATCTTGTGCCGGCCGCGCTCCTACAGTTGAAGGACCGCTACGCCGTGATCCGCGCCCAGGCGCCGACCGCGGTCCTGATGCTGGTCGTCAACGTGGTCCTGATGCACGCCCTCGCCTTCCGATGAGCCTCGCCCGCTCCACCGCCTCGCGCTTCGCCAAGATCGCCCTGGGCCACCTGACCCGCGAGTATCCCAACAAGCTGGATCACGTGATGGCGGGACCGGACGACGTCCGCTCGCCGCGTGACCTGCACCCGATCTTCTTCGGCAGCCTCGACTGGCACTCGTGCGTCCACGGCTACTGGTTGCTGGCCACCCTGCTGCGCCTGCGCCCGGAGATGCCCGAGGCCGACCAGATCATCGCCCTGTTCGACGACGCGTTCACCCCGGAGAAGGTCGCCGGCGAGGTCGCCTATCTGGCCCGTCCCGAGAGCCGGGGCTTCGAGCGTCCCTACGGCTGGGCCTGGAGTCTGATGCTGCAGGCCGAACTGCTGCGTCACGAGCGGTCCTGGGCCCACGCCCACGCGCCCCTGGCCGCCGCGTTCAAGGCGCGCTTCGAGGCCTTCCTGCCGATCGCCGACTATCCGGTTCGCGCGGGCACGCATTTCAACACCGCCTTCGCCCTGGTCCTGGCCTACGAGTACGCCGAGATGACCAACGACCAGGCCTTCTTCGAACTGCTGCAGAACCGCGCTCTGGTCTGGTACGGCCAGGACGCCGCCTGTCCGGCCTGGGAACCGTCGGGCGACGACTTCCTTTCGCCCGCCCTGATCGAAGCCGAAGCCATGCGCCGCCTGCTGCCGCGCGCGAGCTTCGAGCTGTGGTTCCCGCGCTTCCTGCCCGACCTGGCGCGCAAGCAGCCGGCGACGCTGTTCACGCCGGCCAGGGTCAGCGACCGCAGCGACGGCAAGATCGCGCATCTGGACGGCCTCAACCTGTCGCGCGCCTGGTGCTGGCGGACCCTGGCGGCGGCGATGTCCGAGGCCGACCCGGCCAAGCAACCCGCGATCAACGCCGCCCTGAACCACCTGGCGGCGGCCATCCCGCACGTCTCGGGCGACTATATGGGCGAGCACTGGCTGGCCACCTTCGCCCTGCTGGCGCTGGAGAATGGATAACGCCGCCCAAAGTCATCCGCGCCCTGACATTGCGCCAGAACAACGTTATTCCGGCCGGATCGTGCGACGACTTCATGGCGTCGAGGAAGGCGCGGTCACGGGGCCTCACATGGCGCGGATGAAGATGGCGCAGACGCAAACGGACGTCCGGGCGGACGTTCGCAACTACCTCATCGTCAGCGCCATCGGGTTCGCGCTCGGCCTGATACTCGGCTTCCTGCCGCTGTTCGACCTGGGCTAGCGCCTCAGTCGCCCCGGTCGCCCTTCATCAGGCGGGCCTTGTCGCGCTGCCAGTCGCGGGCGGCCTCGGTCTCGCGCTTGTCGTGGTTTTTCTTGCCCTTGGCGAGACCGATCTCGAGCTTGGCCAGGCCCTTCTCGTTCCAATAGAGCTTCAGCGGGATCATCGTCCGGCCGTCGCGCTGCACCGCGCCGATCAGCTTGTCGATCTGCTTGCGATGCAGCAGCAGCTTACGGTGCCGGCGCGGCTCGTGGTTGAAGCGGTTGGCGTGGCCGTAGGGCGGGATGTCGGCGTTGATCAGCTTGATCTCGCGCCCTTCGACCGAGGCGTAGGATTCGGCGATGTTGGCCCGGCCGACGCGCAACGACTTCACCTCGGTGCCGGTCAGCATGATGCCGGCCTCGAAGGTCTCCTCGATGAAGTAGTCGTACCGGGCGCGCCGGTTTTCCGCGATCGGCTTGGTCATTATTCGAGACCGGCCTCGCGCATGGCCTCCAGGATCGTCGGACGGACGCCCTCGGCGCAAGGCGTGATCGGCAGGCGGACGTCTTCCGAGCACAGGCCCAGATGGGCCAGGGCGAACTTGGTCGGGGCCGGCGAGGAATCCAGGAACAGGGCCTTGTGCAGGCGCACTAGGCGATCCTGCCAGTAGAGGCCGGTTTCCCACTGACCCGCCATGCAGGCGTTCATGAAGGCGGCGGTGGCGTCCGGCGCGACATTGGCGGTGACCGAGATCACGCCGTGGCCGCCGTGGGCCATGTAGCCCAGGGCCGTCGGATCGTCGCCCGACAGCAGCACCCAGTCCTCGCCGCACATCAGGCGCTGGAAGCTGATGCGGGTCAGGTCGCCGGTGGCGTCCTTGATGCCGATGATGTTGGGCAGCTTGGACAGGCGCGCCAGGGTGTCGTTAGAGATGTCGACGCCCGAACGGCCCGGCACGTTGTAGACGAACACCGGCAGCTCGACCGCGTCGTTGATCGCCTTGTAGTGCTGGTACATGCCCTCCTGGCTGGGGCGGTTGTAGTACGGCGTCACCACCAGGGCGGCGTCGGCGCCGACGGTCTTGGCGTGGGCGGCCAGTTCGATGGCCTCGTCGGTCGAGTTGCTGCCCGCGCCGGCGATCACCGGCACGCGGCCGGCGGCGGTCTTCACGCACAGCTCGACGACGCGCTTGTGCTCGTCGTGCGACAGGGTCGAGGTCTCGCCGGTCGTGCCGACCGGCACCAGGCCATGGACGCCGCCCGAGATCTGGCGCTCGACCAGGGCCACGAACGCTTTTTCGTCCACCTCACCGTCCCGGAACGGCGTGACGAGGGCCGGAATGACGCCCTTGAACGGAGAATGGACCATGACTTGCAAATTGCCGTGAGGAGACGCCGCTTCGGTTGCGGCAGGATGATGGGGGCGGACAATATGTCGCTGCCCCGCCGTTCCGCAACCGGCGCGCCGACGCGGTTGGTGGGACAGGTGCGGATTTGATGGGGGAAGCCGGTGCGGTCAAGCCCCGCCAACCGCTCTTAAACCTATTAGGGCCTGAATCGTCGCATAGGGCGTGGTCCGAGATTCGGATACAAGCTCTTCGAGGCTTGGTTAAGGAGAGTGTCTTGGCTTCAGTGGCGCGTCGGATTCTGCTTGGGGGAGCTTGCATCGTCGCCCTGGTCGTGGGGGCCGCGGACGCCCAGACGACGGGCTACGCGACGCAGCAGCCCGGCCTGATCAGCACGCCGCCGACCGCCGTCTCGGCCACGCTGTCGGATGTCGACGCGGGCAATCTGCAGACCGCCTTGGCCGCCGCCAAGCGCGGCGACGTCTCGGGCGCGCGCATGGCCATGGACAGCCTGCAGGACCCGGTCGCCCGCAAGATCGCCCAGTGGGCCCTGGTGGACAGCAACGCCGAGGCCCTGAGCTTCTTCGAGCTGGACGCCGCTCGCCGCGACCTGGCTGGCTGGCCGCGCGGCGCTCGCCGCGACAGCGCCGCCGAGAAGGCCATCGCCACCTCAGGCCTCGACCCCGCCCGCGTCATCGCCTGGTTCGGCGGCGCCCAGCCGACGACGGCCGACGGCGCCATGGCCATGGCCGGCGCCTACCAGGCCCTGGGCCGGAACCAGGACGCCACGAACCTCATCCGCCGCACCTTCCGCGACAAGGTGTTCGAGGCCGACGCCCAGCGGGCCATGATCGCCCGCTTCGGGTCGATGCTGACGCCCGACGACTACAACCGCCGCGCCGACATCCTGCTGTACGGCCAGCAGGGCCCGGCCGCGCGCGACATGGTCGCCCTGCTGTCCGACACGGGACAGGCCGCCGCCCGCGTACGCATGGCCTATCGTCAGGGCGCGTCGAACGCCAACGACCTCTACAACGGCCTGACGCCCGACCTGCAGGCCTCGCCCGGGGTGGTGTTCGAGCGCGCCGCCTATCTGCGCCGCAAGGGCATGGAAACCCTGGCCCTTCCGATGGTCGTCAACTTCCCGGCCCCGCCGACGGAAGAGGCCTCCAGCGTCATCTGGAAGGAGCGCAAGCAGTTGGTCGTCGCGGCCCTGAAGGCGGGCGACAGCGCCGGCGCCTACGCGGCCGCCGACAACGTCCAGGCCCTGGCCCCGGCCGACATCGCCGAAAGCGAGTTCTACGCTGGCTGGATCGCCCTGACCCGCCTGCGGAACCCCGACGCGGCCGCCGCCCACTTCGCTCAGATCGCCGCCGTCGGCGCCTCGCCGATCACCAAGGGCCGCGCCCTCTACTGGCAGGGTCGCGCCGCCCAGGCGCAGGGCGACCTGATCGCCGCCCAGGCCTTCTACGCCGAGGGCGCGCGCTACATCACCACCTTCTACGGCCAACTGGCCGCCGAGAAGGCGGGGCTGACGGAGCTGCGGCTGGATCGCGACCCGATCATCACCCAGGCCGACCGCGCCCGTTTCTACGGCCGAGAGCAGGTCCGCGCCGCGCGGATCCTGGCCGACATCGGGCAACGCGACCTGTTCCGCAGCCTGGTGCTCTATATCGACGACACCCTGCCCAACGCCGAGGAGTCGGCCCTGCTGGTCGACCTGGCGCGCAGCTACGGCGACCAGGACCTGGCCATGCGCGCGGTCCGCACCGCCGCCCAGCGCGGCATGACCCTGCCCGAACGCGGCTATCCGCTGCTGGACCACCACTTCACGCCGGGTCCCGGCGCGGCCGAGACGGCCTTCGTCTATTCGATCTCGCGCCAGGAGAGCAATTTCGACCCGGCCGCCCGTTCAGGCGTCGGCGCGCGCGGCATGATGCAGCTGATGCCCGCCACCGCCTCGCTGGTCGCCCGCAAGCTGGGCGAAGACCACAGCGTCGACCGGCTGACGGACGCCCCGTACAACATGCGCCTGGGCTCGGTGTATCTGGGCGACATGGTCCGCAGCTTCAGCGGCTCGTACATCATGGCCGCCGCGGCCTACAACGCCGGTCCCGGCCGGCCCGCCCAGTGGGCGGGCCTGTGCGGCGACCCGCGCGGCGCGGCCACCGACCCGCTCGACTTCATCGAGTGCATTCCGTTCTCCGAGACCCGCAACTACGTAATGCGGACCCTGGAGACGACCATGGTCTATCGCGCCCGCCTGGCCGGCGGCGTCACTCCGTTGACCCTGTCCCAGGACCTCAAGCGCGGCGGCTATGTCTATGCGCCGTCCGTGGCCTCGGCCGACACCGCGACGGCCCAGCCTTAAGGCCTGCGAGCAGCCAGCACCGGCCCCACCTCGGTCTCGATCAGCTCGCCATCCAGGCGGAAGACCTGGTTCAGGATCGAGCGCGACAGGGCCTCGCGCGACGCCCCCTCGGCGACGATGCGACCATGATCGACCACGACGATGCGGTCGCACGATCGCGCCGCCAGACCCAGGTCGTGCAGGGTCACCACCACGGCCGCTCCTCGGCTCGCCTCGGCGCGCAGCAGGTCCAGCGTCAGCAGTTGGGCGTCGGGATCCAGGCCCGCCACCGGCTCGTCGGCGACCAGCAGCGGCGCGCGGGTGGCCAACAACCGCGCCAGCAGCACCCGGGCCCGCTCCCCACCGGACATGTCCAGCACGCCGCGATCGGCCAGGTCCGCCGCGCCGACGCGAGCCAGGCTCTGCAGCGCCAGGACGTCCGCCGCCGCGTCGGGCAGATCGCCCGCGCCCAGGGCCGCGACCATGCGCGCCGGCAGGTTCCAGGCCACGCGGCGGTCCTGCGGCAGGTAGCCGACCAGCCTGGCGCGTTCGTCGGGCTTCAGCGCGGCCAGGGCGCGACCCGACAGCCTCGCCTCGCCGCCGGACAGCGGCAGCAGGCCCAGGCCCGCGCGCAGCAGGCTGGTCTTGCCCGCGCCGTTGGGCCCGACCACGCCCACCACCTCGCCGGCGGCGACGGCCAGGGACGCGGCCTCCAGCACAGTCTTGCGGCCCCGGCGCGCGGAGAGGTCGGTCAGCGTCCAGGCGCTCATGCCCGCCAGCTCCGCGAGGCCCGCCAGGCCAGGATGGCGAAGGCCGGCGCCCCGAACAGGGCCGTGACCACGCCCAGCTTCAGCTCCTGGTCGGTGGGGATCAGGCGGGCGGCCAGGTCGGCCAGCACCAGCAGCAGCGCCCCGGCCAGGGCAGAGGGCCAGAGGATCCGCTTGGGGTCGTCCTTGACCAGGGCCCGCACCAGGTGCGGCGCGGCCAGGCCGACGAAACCGATCACCCCCGCCGCCGCGACGGCCGCCCCGGTAAGCAGGGCCGAACCGGCGACGGCGTAGACCCGCAGGCGCGGCATCGGCAGACCCGACATTCGCGCGGCCTCCTCGCCCAGGGTCAGCATGCGAAGCCCCTGCCCGGCCCGGGCGCAAAGGGCCGCGCCGATCGCCATCGGGACCAGGGCGCGGGCCGCGTCGGTCCAGTCGCGGTTCTCGACCGAACCCATCAGCCAGGCCAGGATCTCGGCCGTCGCCACCGGCGAGGGCGACAGATTGAAGACCAGCGCCGTCAGCGCCCCGCCGAACGCCGACAAGGCGACGCCGAACAGGATCAGCGCTTCGGGCTCGCGGAACCGCGCGGCCAGGGCCACGACCATGGCCCCGGCGACCAGGGCCCCGACCAGGGCCGACAGCTCGATCGCGCCCGGCGCCACGGCCAGGCCCGCCGCGATGGCCAGGGCCGCGCCCAGGCCCGAGACGGCCGAGACGCCCAGCACGCCGGGATCGGCCAGCGGGTTGCGCAGCAGCCCTTGCATGGTCGCGCCCGCCAGGCCCAGCGCCGCCCCGACCAGGGCCGCGACGGCGACGCGCGGGGCGCGGATGGTCCACAGCACCTCGCCCGGCGGCGAGGCAGGATTGCTCAGGGCCTGGACGTACTGGGACAAGGCGAGCGGCGTCTCGCCCAGCGACACGGCCAGGATCGCCGCGCCGGCCAGGACCAGCAGCATCAGCAGGCAGAGGCGCGGCAGGCTCATCGCGCGGCCTTGGCCAGCATCTCGGCCCCGTCGGCGGCGAACCAGCCCGGACAGCCGACCACCGAAGCCGGCAGCGAGGCCACGGTGCGGGTTTCAACCGCCTTGCGCAGGGCCGCGTGGCGACCCGGTCCCCAGCGATCCGCCCCGGCGCGGACGGTGTCGAACAGGCCCAGCACCACCGCCGCCGGCGGCGCCATGACCATCCGCTCCAACGAGACCGGCGCGAAGTACGGCGCGGTGTTGGCGTTCGCATAGCCCGCGCTCTTCAGCATGGCGTCGATCAGGGTCCCCGAACCGGCCGTGTAGCCGCCGGGCGTCAGATAGAGGGCCGGCCGGTCCTTCCCGGCTCCGGCGGCCTGGACCAGTTGGGCGTCCATGCGCGCGATGATCGCCTCGCCTTGAGGACGACGGTCCAGGGCGGCGGCGACCTTGCGGACATTGGCGCGGACCCCGTCGAAGTCGGCCGCGTCGTCGAGGGCCACGGTGGCGACGGCCTTCTTCTCCAGCGCCTTGGAGAGTCGCGCGTCGCCGCCCCACAGCCGCACGACGACGTCGGGCCGCGCCGCCACCAGGCTCTCGAACGTCGCCCGGCGCAGCGGCAGGCCGGCGGCCTTGTCACGCATGTAGCTGTCGCGGGCGATGGCCCGGTGCGAGAGGCCGACGATCGTCTCGCGCGGCGCCAGGGCCAGCACGTACTGGTCGGCGCAGGAGTCCAGCGACATCACGCGGGGCCCGGCGACAGCGACGGTCGGCGCGAGCGCCATCGCCGCCAGAAGGGCGCGCAAGGCCTTGGCGGCGTTCATGAAATCAGTCCGTGACCAGGCCGTACAGCAGGCCGTCCAGCATGACCTTCATCAGTTGGTCGGGCTCGGACCAGCCGCGCGAGGGCTTGGTGATCAGCAGCGAGACCAGGCCATGGCAGCCGCTCCACAGCACCTCGGCCGCCTCCTTGGCCGAGCCCGAGCGCAGGCGGCCCTGGGCGGCGATCTGGTGCACCGGCTCGCTGAACTTCTCGAAGCAGCGGTCGCCCAGCGCCAGGACGTCGGCGGTCTTGTCGGCCGAGATATGGTCGCCGGCGCTGCAGAACACCAGCTGGTAGGTGTTGGGGTTGTCGAGGGCGAACTGCATGTACGCCTCCAGCATCACTCGCACGCGCGCGACGGGATCGATGGGCTGGGCGGCGATCTGGGTGTTGAGCTCCAGCAGACGCTCGATGGCGTCGTTGCTGATCTCCAGCAGGATCTGGTCCTTGTCGCGGAAGTGCATGTAGAGCGCGGTCGACGACACGCCCACGGCGTCGGCGATCTTGCGGATCGTCGCGCCCGAATAGCCCTCGGCGATGAAGATCCTCTCGGCCGCCGCCAGGATCTCGCCCCGACGCAAGTGCCCGTCGCCCTTGGGCTTTCGCGCGGATTTGTGAGGCTTCTTCAGAACGACCGTCACGGACTTGGCTTCCCCTGCATTTCCCCCGAAGGACACTAAACGGGAATCACCCAGCCGTCGCAAGAACATGCGTGACAGGAGAATCCACTGCCCGCATGGGTTCGCGCGCGCGAGGGCCGATCTTAAAACGCGCATTTTTCCATTTGACAGCCTTTGGTTGTGGTTACGTTATTCGCGTCGTTGGGGCGATTGGCGGTCAGGGGCTTCCATGGCGCGCGAAGAAGGACGGCTGGACCTTGTGTCCACGCCGATGGGCGGACCTGCGTCCATCGAACAGCCGGAGACGCGGACGGCGAACGGGCGCGATGGCGCCCACCAGACCCTGTCGACGCCCCAGGCGGCGTTCGTCGCCCTGACCGGCCTGCTCGCCGCGCTCGGCGTCGCGTTGAGGCCGAGCGGCGTCTTCACGGCGATCCACCACCTGTTCTTCGGCGTCTTCCTGCTGGGCGGGTTCACGCGCCTGGCGGCGGCCTGCACGCCCCTGCCCCCGGTTTCGGCGCCGCCGCTGGCCGAAGATGACCTGCCGACCTACACCATCATCGCCCCGCTCTATCGCGAGGCCGAGGTCGTGGCCGAGTTGGTCGAGAACCTGGCCGCCCT
Encoded proteins:
- a CDS encoding efflux RND transporter periplasmic adaptor subunit, which encodes MIRRHFFLVVALVAVVLMLVVGGLKLAFANKDAKGAGGGARATNVSQLVVGERPFTDRIEVLGAAKGRQSVTITSNTPELITAVHFSDGQAVSRGQVLVTLKADQEDAGVSEAKARLAQAERDYNRWKTLADKGIAPRATAEQYLSALEVAKASVGTAQAQKLDRVLRAPFSGRVGISDVAPGMLIAAGTPIVSLDDASVIRVDFSVPDRYLSTLRVGLPIAARPDALAGQTFQGHIAQIDTRIDPATRAIKARAEFPNADGRLKPGMLVKVAIDQGVRTAVAVPEAAVQFEGNQASVFRIAKGPKGMVARRTDVDTGITEAGFVEIRSGLTKGDKIVADGLNRIQDGAPVGGGKGGGQGGPGGKQGQQGGADRKAG
- a CDS encoding class II aldolase/adducin family protein, with product MADGALPISSLKGKVSEAEWQARVDLAALYRLVALHGWDDMIFTHISARIPGPEHHFLINPYGMFFGEMTASCLVKVDLDGNIVDKTPYYINPAGFTIHSAIHAAREDAHYVMHLHSDQGTAVSAHKEGLLPLTQHSLIVLPQVAYHDYEGIALNLDERERLVADLGDKKLMMLRNHGTLSVGASAAECWLGMFFLERACAQQVMALSIGRDNVLLAPDAAQEEVRKQTGMGMGLIGGLAWPGCLRKLDRELPGYAD
- a CDS encoding DUF969 domain-containing protein, whose amino-acid sequence is MLTLLGVLVIVLGFALRFNPLLVVIAAALTSGLAAGLSPVEVLAAFGKAFNTNRYVSVAWLVLPAIGVLERAGLREQARRTIQRLRAATPGRILLAYLALRQVSAALGMTQVAGQAQTVRPLIAPMAEAAAEPLDDDTRQKVRAMSAATDNVGLFFGEDIFLAIGSILLIVGFLDQSGITVEPLHLSMWAIPTAICAFLVHGARLLLFDRSLTKAEVSE
- a CDS encoding DUF979 domain-containing protein, whose product is MIGLPLVYLLAGLTFGAFAGLSAADRENRKRFGNAAFWGLFAVSFLAGDRLGDLGNGILALALALIAGFGQLGVGAPKTTSPEERETLAATHGARLFVPALVIPVLVLAGSLTLKRLPLVDPKQATLISLAFAALVAAVLAKVMFRQPAVAPLQEGRRLMDLVGWAALLPQMLAALGAVFAVAGVGKTIGEIAVQLTPVDSRFAAVAAYCLGMAVFTVMMGNAFAAFPVMTGGIALPLVIGRFGGDPAVVCAIGMLSGFCGTLLTPLAANFNLVPAALLQLKDRYAVIRAQAPTAVLMLVVNVVLMHALAFR
- a CDS encoding DUF2891 domain-containing protein translates to MSLARSTASRFAKIALGHLTREYPNKLDHVMAGPDDVRSPRDLHPIFFGSLDWHSCVHGYWLLATLLRLRPEMPEADQIIALFDDAFTPEKVAGEVAYLARPESRGFERPYGWAWSLMLQAELLRHERSWAHAHAPLAAAFKARFEAFLPIADYPVRAGTHFNTAFALVLAYEYAEMTNDQAFFELLQNRALVWYGQDAACPAWEPSGDDFLSPALIEAEAMRRLLPRASFELWFPRFLPDLARKQPATLFTPARVSDRSDGKIAHLDGLNLSRAWCWRTLAAAMSEADPAKQPAINAALNHLAAAIPHVSGDYMGEHWLATFALLALENG
- the smpB gene encoding SsrA-binding protein SmpB produces the protein MTKPIAENRRARYDYFIEETFEAGIMLTGTEVKSLRVGRANIAESYASVEGREIKLINADIPPYGHANRFNHEPRRHRKLLLHRKQIDKLIGAVQRDGRTMIPLKLYWNEKGLAKLEIGLAKGKKNHDKRETEAARDWQRDKARLMKGDRGD
- the dapA gene encoding 4-hydroxy-tetrahydrodipicolinate synthase; the encoded protein is MVHSPFKGVIPALVTPFRDGEVDEKAFVALVERQISGGVHGLVPVGTTGETSTLSHDEHKRVVELCVKTAAGRVPVIAGAGSNSTDEAIELAAHAKTVGADAALVVTPYYNRPSQEGMYQHYKAINDAVELPVFVYNVPGRSGVDISNDTLARLSKLPNIIGIKDATGDLTRISFQRLMCGEDWVLLSGDDPTALGYMAHGGHGVISVTANVAPDATAAFMNACMAGQWETGLYWQDRLVRLHKALFLDSSPAPTKFALAHLGLCSEDVRLPITPCAEGVRPTILEAMREAGLE